From a single Erpetoichthys calabaricus chromosome 1, fErpCal1.3, whole genome shotgun sequence genomic region:
- the LOC114644279 gene encoding gastrula zinc finger protein XlCGF57.1-like, which translates to MNAVEIKTGNIKEEADYEWDHVFPVQGSLSIKGEDYEQETLHIKEETEEKPVIINVQEPNIIVKNEDLHSESNLQSRGPDGGLTGLVSPQRSNCAVLEHSVIVKSDLDTKTSDKTSRRTPECQPSSTNQSEEDIQESRSFSPSSPFQTILNDRQQQTLHLENMKKSTSEPQTLSLASLHFISQPVVKLTKIDTIDTQKKEQNSNSGALYVCQEQRKSLQRKSKYVGSQLNLAGRQPYCCSECGKHFSKKKHLETHQRIHAVKKPFCCSDCGKQFIYRSSLHIHMRTHTEEKPYWCSDCGKRFLKSSHLQTHTRIHTGEKPYCCPECGERFRVKSSLNSHVNSHNGRKPYCCSDCGIQFAQSSHLENHKRVHSGEKPYCCSECGKQFAQKGTLQTHTRIHTGEKPFCCSECGKRFSDKSGLNFHMRNHTGEKPYCCSECGKRCSQASNLQTHKKIHTSEKLFSCCECGKQFSYRGSLTTHMRIHTGEKPYCCSECGKQFSQVSNLHRHKKVHTGEKPYCCPECGRQFSRLSHLQKHTRIHNTKKPQSDCKEQKQSILRDKKESVIERNKNIKRKEKLSGKLCSNFEK; encoded by the exons ATGAATGCTGTGGAGATAAAGACCGGGAATATTAAGGAGGAGGCAGACTATGAATGGGACCATGTGTTCCCTGTACAGGGGAGTCTGTCCATTAAAGGTGAGGATTATGAACAGGAGACATTACACATTAAGGAAGAGACGGAGGAAAAGCCTGTCATCATCAATGTGCAGGAACCTAATATTATAGTCAAGAATGAAGACCTTCATTCAGAGTCCAACCTTCAGTCTAGGGGTCCTGATGGAGGTTTGACAGGATTAGTCTCCCCTCAGAGAAGTAACTGTGCTGTTCTGGAACATTCTGTCATTGTGAAGTCTGATTTAGACACAAAGACGAGTGACAAAACGTCAAGGAGAACACCGGAATGTCAGCCATCCTCTACAAATCAGTCTGAAGAAG ATATACAGGAGAGTCGTAGCTTTTCCCCATCTTCACCTTTCCAGACTATACTTAATGACAGACAACAACAGACACTGCATCTTGAAAATATGAAGAAATCAACATCTGAGCCACAAACTTTGTCACTAgcctctttgcattttatttctcaGCCTGTTGTAAAGCTAACAAAAATAGACACAATTGATACTCAAAAAAAGGAGCAAAATTCAAATTCAGGAGCCTTGTATGTATGCCAAGAGCAAAGAAAAAGTCTTCAAAGGAAATCCAAATATGTAGGAAGTCAGTTGAATCTTGCAGGGAGacagccatattgctgttctgaatgtggaaaacacttTTCTAAAAAGAAACACCTTGAGACCCATCAAAGAATTCATGCTGTGaagaagccattttgctgttcaGATTGTGGCAAACAGTTCATTTACAGGAGCAGCCTCCACATCCACATGAGAACTCACActgaagagaagccatattgGTGTTCTGATTGTGGTAAGCGATTTCTGAAAAGCAGCCATCTTCAGACGCACACCAgaattcacactggtgagaagccatattgctgtcctgaatgtggagAAAGATTTCGTGTCAAGAGCAGTCTTAACAGCCACGTGAATTCTCACAATGGAagaaagccatattgctgttctgactgtGGAATACAATTTGCTCAAAGCAGCCATTTGGAAAACCATAAGAGAGTTCATTCAGGAGAGAAAccctattgctgttctgaatgcggAAAACAATTTGCTCAAAAGGGTACTCTCCAGacccacacaagaattcatactggagagaagccattttgctgctctgaatgtggcaaacgattctccgACAAGAGCGGTCTTAACTTTCATATGAGAaatcacacaggagaaaagccatattgctgttctgaatgtggaaagcgATGTTCACAAGCGAGCAATCTTCAGACCCACAAAAAAATTCATACTTCAGAGAAGCTGTTTAGCTGttgtgaatgtggcaaacagttctctTACAGAGGCAGTCTTACCACCCAtatgagaattcacactggagagaagccatattgctgttctgaatgtgggaaacaatttTCACAAGTAAGCAATCTACACAGACACAAGaaagttcacactggagagaagccctaTTGTTGTCCCGAATGCGGCAGACAATTTTCACGACTGAGCCATCTTCAGaagcacacaagaattcacaacACAAAGAAGCCACAGTCTGActgtaaagaacaaaaacaatcaaTTCTAAGAGACAAAAAAGAGTCCGTAATAGagagaaacaaaaatatcaaaagaaaagaaaaactaagtGGCAAATTATGttcaaattttgaaaaataa